The sequence AAGCGTATTTCGCCCGGCAATAATTCAGGCTCCGACCATGGCAGTGGTGCCAAGCCACTGAGCAGAGAATAGCATGCTCCCAAGAGGGTAATCAGGCCGATGACGAAAAACTCCCGAATCATAACATTTAAACTAGATGGATGCGTTGATGTGTGAAGGGTGAAATGCAGTCCGGCGATTAACCTTCACACATGTTGTTGGCTGATTTTGATTAGAGTACCATGTCAGTACATACCAAAGAAATCGAAGTTGTGGCTTCAGGCAAATCGACGTCGGAATTCACTCATATGATTGAAGAGGGGCTCCTCGAGTCCGGATACAACGAAGGCACAGTAACAGTCTTCTGCTGTCATACGAGCTGTAGTCTCGTGATTATGGAAAACGCCGACCCGTCCGCGCGCCGTGACCTGGAGGGTTTTATTGATCGCCTCGTGCCGGAGGACGACCCGCACTTTACCCATACCTACGAGGGGCCTGATGATATGCCGAGTCACATCAAGATGGCGCTGACCCGCACGACCGAGGTGATTCCGTTTAAGAATGGCCGCCTGTGCCTAGGCACCTGGCAGGGCGTCTTTCTTTGGGAACACCGGGCCCGGAGCCATAAGCGCCGGATCGTTTTGAGTTACCAAGGGGAGTAGGCGGATAGTCGAAGGGTATCGATGCGGTATTATCCCTGATTGCGCTTCATTACAAAAAGTGGGGGCGTCCAGTCCGGGCCTTCTCTCGTGTTGAAGCCACCGGCTTCGATAAAGAGATATTCCATGCCGTTGATGGTCTCGGGCGTGATTCGCAGAGCTTCGTTTTTCCTCAGGTCCAGCAACATATTGTCCGACCAGATGACGAGACCATCGCCGGTTGCACCATCTTCCATGAAGGTGATTTCCTGGAAGCGCGCTCGACGATTACGTTTAATCGGTTCGCCGGGTACGAATTCTTCAATTGACTGGACCTGGCCGAGTTGGGTCCAGGAGCCCTGAACCTTGGGATTGGGCACGTACTCGCCATCCCAGACATACTTGCCATCGTCCTCACCGGTGTTGCGCATGGTATCCTGTAGCGATTGCCATTCAGCCGAACGCATGGGCGTCTTAGTGGCGGAGTGAAGAATCACGTCCCGGCCCATAGGTGGTGCTTTCATTTCCTGCAGCCAGATTGAGAAGTGGCGACGGCTGGAGTTTTGCCCCATCCGCAGGAAGCTCATAGCGGCGATGGTGGTTTTATCCTGAGCGAAGTTCGGCCACCAGGCCTTGTCGATGTAGTAGGTTAAGGGTTTGGCACCTTCCCGGCGGCCGACGCCGCGCTCACGCTCGAACATCTGCTCTCCCCCGACGTAGACCCGGAAACCATCACCGGCGTTTACATGAGACATTCCCCCGACGAGTATACGGTAGCGGTGGCCTTCCTTGAATTCGGGAAAATGGAATTTGCCGTGCATCAGCATGGCTTCGTTTTTCCACAGCGTCTGCATGGGTTCGTTACAGCGGCAGAAGTCGTAACCA comes from Coraliomargarita sinensis and encodes:
- a CDS encoding secondary thiamine-phosphate synthase enzyme YjbQ; the encoded protein is MSVHTKEIEVVASGKSTSEFTHMIEEGLLESGYNEGTVTVFCCHTSCSLVIMENADPSARRDLEGFIDRLVPEDDPHFTHTYEGPDDMPSHIKMALTRTTEVIPFKNGRLCLGTWQGVFLWEHRARSHKRRIVLSYQGE